Proteins encoded by one window of Polyodon spathula isolate WHYD16114869_AA chromosome 16, ASM1765450v1, whole genome shotgun sequence:
- the LOC121329367 gene encoding F-box only protein 44-like isoform X2, with translation MTLSFTVYINIEHRCSDWKRKCNPISLHFSLGTTVWKKNGPITGKEGKLRREAGRNGKPGSMQSLFSEVPVFLLEEILVQVPALDLVHRCRLVSSLWRDVVDSASLWKRKCEREGLRPRDPASSQADWRIFYFLSQWRRNLLSNPRAEEGFNNWTLCTNGGNKWKIEPVDLQHALPDETVQKYFVTSFSYAPRWDCGSKYEVCIQLLSAKQKVIQQFKPEPVIFPQWNDMEWKQMTHVFSGYGRGVRFVKFSHGGSDTQFWAGWYGIRVTDSSVMVEAEHRARQ, from the exons ATGACTTTGTCATTTACTGTGTATATTAACATAGAGCATCGGTGTTCCGACTGGAAAAGAAAGTGTAACCCAATCTCTCTTCACTTCTCGTTGGGTACGACGGTCTGGAAGAAGAATGGGCCAATCACAGGGAAAGAAGGAAAGCTACGCAGGGAAGCCGGAAGGAACGGTAAG cCTGGCAGTATGCAGTCCCTGTTCAGTGAAGTGCCAGTGTTTCTGCTTGAGGAGATCCTGGTGCAAGTGCCAGCCTTGGACCTGGTCCATCGCTGCCGGCTGGTGAGCTCGCTGTGGCGTGACGTGGTGGACAGCGCCTCCCTGTGGAAGAGGAAATGCGAGAGGGAGGGGCTACGACCAAGAGACCCCGCATCCTCCCAGGCGGACTGGAGAATCTTCTACTTCCTGAGCCAGTGGAGGAGGAACCTGCTGAGCAACCCGCGAGCTGAGG agGGTTTTAACAACTGGACACTGTGCACAAACGGAGGCAACAAGTGGAAAATTGAACCCGTTGACCTGCAACATGCCCTCCCTGATGAAACCGTCCAGAAGTACTTTGTCACGTCGTTCTC GTACGCTCCACGCTGGGACTGTGGCTCAAAGTACGAAGTCTGCATCCAGCTGCTCTCTGCAAAACAGAAAGTGATCCAGCAATTCAAACCCGAGCCTGTCATCTTCCCGCAGTGGAACGACATGGAGTGGAAGCAG ATGACACACGTGTTCAGTGGCTATGGGCGTGGGGTGCGCTTTGTGAAGTTCAGCCATGGAGGCAGCGACACACAGTTCTGGGCAGGCTGGTATGGGATCCGAGTCACAGACAGCAGTGTGATGGTGGAGGCTGAGCACAGAGCGAGGCAGTGA
- the LOC121329367 gene encoding F-box only protein 44-like isoform X1 — translation MTLSFTVYINIEHRCSDWKRKCNPISLHFSLGTTVWKKNGPITGKEGKLRREAGRNGKPGSMQSLFSEVPVFLLEEILVQVPALDLVHRCRLVSSLWRDVVDSASLWKRKCEREGLRPRDPASSQADWRIFYFLSQWRRNLLSNPRAEEGFNNWTLCTNGGNKWKIEPVDLQHALPDETVQKYFVTSFSTCMKSQIIDLWKEGYSDHMLNEIQPDIVCSDWYAPRWDCGSKYEVCIQLLSAKQKVIQQFKPEPVIFPQWNDMEWKQMTHVFSGYGRGVRFVKFSHGGSDTQFWAGWYGIRVTDSSVMVEAEHRARQ, via the exons ATGACTTTGTCATTTACTGTGTATATTAACATAGAGCATCGGTGTTCCGACTGGAAAAGAAAGTGTAACCCAATCTCTCTTCACTTCTCGTTGGGTACGACGGTCTGGAAGAAGAATGGGCCAATCACAGGGAAAGAAGGAAAGCTACGCAGGGAAGCCGGAAGGAACGGTAAG cCTGGCAGTATGCAGTCCCTGTTCAGTGAAGTGCCAGTGTTTCTGCTTGAGGAGATCCTGGTGCAAGTGCCAGCCTTGGACCTGGTCCATCGCTGCCGGCTGGTGAGCTCGCTGTGGCGTGACGTGGTGGACAGCGCCTCCCTGTGGAAGAGGAAATGCGAGAGGGAGGGGCTACGACCAAGAGACCCCGCATCCTCCCAGGCGGACTGGAGAATCTTCTACTTCCTGAGCCAGTGGAGGAGGAACCTGCTGAGCAACCCGCGAGCTGAGG agGGTTTTAACAACTGGACACTGTGCACAAACGGAGGCAACAAGTGGAAAATTGAACCCGTTGACCTGCAACATGCCCTCCCTGATGAAACCGTCCAGAAGTACTTTGTCACGTCGTTCTC tacCTGCATGAAGTCCCAGATCATTGATCTGTGGAAGGAAGGATACTCAGACCACATGCTTAATGAGATTCAGCCTGACATCGTCTGCAGCGACTG GTACGCTCCACGCTGGGACTGTGGCTCAAAGTACGAAGTCTGCATCCAGCTGCTCTCTGCAAAACAGAAAGTGATCCAGCAATTCAAACCCGAGCCTGTCATCTTCCCGCAGTGGAACGACATGGAGTGGAAGCAG ATGACACACGTGTTCAGTGGCTATGGGCGTGGGGTGCGCTTTGTGAAGTTCAGCCATGGAGGCAGCGACACACAGTTCTGGGCAGGCTGGTATGGGATCCGAGTCACAGACAGCAGTGTGATGGTGGAGGCTGAGCACAGAGCGAGGCAGTGA
- the LOC121329367 gene encoding F-box only protein 44-like isoform X3, with protein sequence MGQSQGKKESYAGKPEGTPGSMQSLFSEVPVFLLEEILVQVPALDLVHRCRLVSSLWRDVVDSASLWKRKCEREGLRPRDPASSQADWRIFYFLSQWRRNLLSNPRAEEGFNNWTLCTNGGNKWKIEPVDLQHALPDETVQKYFVTSFSTCMKSQIIDLWKEGYSDHMLNEIQPDIVCSDWYAPRWDCGSKYEVCIQLLSAKQKVIQQFKPEPVIFPQWNDMEWKQMTHVFSGYGRGVRFVKFSHGGSDTQFWAGWYGIRVTDSSVMVEAEHRARQ encoded by the exons ATGGGCCAATCACAGGGAAAGAAGGAAAGCTACGCAGGGAAGCCGGAAGGAACG cCTGGCAGTATGCAGTCCCTGTTCAGTGAAGTGCCAGTGTTTCTGCTTGAGGAGATCCTGGTGCAAGTGCCAGCCTTGGACCTGGTCCATCGCTGCCGGCTGGTGAGCTCGCTGTGGCGTGACGTGGTGGACAGCGCCTCCCTGTGGAAGAGGAAATGCGAGAGGGAGGGGCTACGACCAAGAGACCCCGCATCCTCCCAGGCGGACTGGAGAATCTTCTACTTCCTGAGCCAGTGGAGGAGGAACCTGCTGAGCAACCCGCGAGCTGAGG agGGTTTTAACAACTGGACACTGTGCACAAACGGAGGCAACAAGTGGAAAATTGAACCCGTTGACCTGCAACATGCCCTCCCTGATGAAACCGTCCAGAAGTACTTTGTCACGTCGTTCTC tacCTGCATGAAGTCCCAGATCATTGATCTGTGGAAGGAAGGATACTCAGACCACATGCTTAATGAGATTCAGCCTGACATCGTCTGCAGCGACTG GTACGCTCCACGCTGGGACTGTGGCTCAAAGTACGAAGTCTGCATCCAGCTGCTCTCTGCAAAACAGAAAGTGATCCAGCAATTCAAACCCGAGCCTGTCATCTTCCCGCAGTGGAACGACATGGAGTGGAAGCAG ATGACACACGTGTTCAGTGGCTATGGGCGTGGGGTGCGCTTTGTGAAGTTCAGCCATGGAGGCAGCGACACACAGTTCTGGGCAGGCTGGTATGGGATCCGAGTCACAGACAGCAGTGTGATGGTGGAGGCTGAGCACAGAGCGAGGCAGTGA
- the LOC121329367 gene encoding F-box only protein 6-like isoform X4 — MQSLFSEVPVFLLEEILVQVPALDLVHRCRLVSSLWRDVVDSASLWKRKCEREGLRPRDPASSQADWRIFYFLSQWRRNLLSNPRAEEGFNNWTLCTNGGNKWKIEPVDLQHALPDETVQKYFVTSFSTCMKSQIIDLWKEGYSDHMLNEIQPDIVCSDWYAPRWDCGSKYEVCIQLLSAKQKVIQQFKPEPVIFPQWNDMEWKQMTHVFSGYGRGVRFVKFSHGGSDTQFWAGWYGIRVTDSSVMVEAEHRARQ; from the exons ATGCAGTCCCTGTTCAGTGAAGTGCCAGTGTTTCTGCTTGAGGAGATCCTGGTGCAAGTGCCAGCCTTGGACCTGGTCCATCGCTGCCGGCTGGTGAGCTCGCTGTGGCGTGACGTGGTGGACAGCGCCTCCCTGTGGAAGAGGAAATGCGAGAGGGAGGGGCTACGACCAAGAGACCCCGCATCCTCCCAGGCGGACTGGAGAATCTTCTACTTCCTGAGCCAGTGGAGGAGGAACCTGCTGAGCAACCCGCGAGCTGAGG agGGTTTTAACAACTGGACACTGTGCACAAACGGAGGCAACAAGTGGAAAATTGAACCCGTTGACCTGCAACATGCCCTCCCTGATGAAACCGTCCAGAAGTACTTTGTCACGTCGTTCTC tacCTGCATGAAGTCCCAGATCATTGATCTGTGGAAGGAAGGATACTCAGACCACATGCTTAATGAGATTCAGCCTGACATCGTCTGCAGCGACTG GTACGCTCCACGCTGGGACTGTGGCTCAAAGTACGAAGTCTGCATCCAGCTGCTCTCTGCAAAACAGAAAGTGATCCAGCAATTCAAACCCGAGCCTGTCATCTTCCCGCAGTGGAACGACATGGAGTGGAAGCAG ATGACACACGTGTTCAGTGGCTATGGGCGTGGGGTGCGCTTTGTGAAGTTCAGCCATGGAGGCAGCGACACACAGTTCTGGGCAGGCTGGTATGGGATCCGAGTCACAGACAGCAGTGTGATGGTGGAGGCTGAGCACAGAGCGAGGCAGTGA